The following is a genomic window from bacterium.
CTAATGAGTTAAAAAGAATTTCTTACCACCCAAAATGGGGTAGCGTTTATGCGCGGGTTGAAAGGTTTAAAAAGATTGCCAATCTGGTTACAGAGTTTTTAGGTGTTAGTGAGGCAGTAAAAGATAATATAAATGAGATAGTTTTATTATGTAAAAATGATCTTGCAACTCTTATGGTTGCAGAGTTTCCATCTCTCGAAGGTATTATTGGTAGAGTTTATGCTGAAAAGAATGGTTACAACTCTGTTGTTGCTAAAGGTATTGAGCAACATTATTTCCCAAAATCTTCTGGTGATATCCTTCCTGAAAGTTTTGAAACTTCTGTGGCTTCTGTAGTTGTTAGAATTGAAACGTTGTGTGGAATGTTTCTTGATGATATTAAGATTAAAGGAACTGGAGACCCTTACGGTATAAAAAAGGTTGCTAACGGGTTGATTGAAATACTCTGGTCTGAAAATCTTAATATTCCAATAAAAGAGTTGTTGGATAAATCTCTTCTTCTTTTTGTGGATAACCCTAACAATGTTTCTGATAAGATATTTCAGTTTTTGTATCAGAGAATCGAAAATATACTTGCAAATGAAGGTTTCTCGTCTGGTATAAGAAAAGCTGTGATTTCTTCTGAAAAAGAGAATTTTCTTAATATTAGGTTAAAGACTGTTGCTCTAAAAACTTTTTTCTCTGAAGGCGAAGGTCTAAATCTACTTGTTCCTTTTATAAGGGTTGCAAATATTTTGAAACAGGCAGATGAGAAAAAGATTTGTATTGGAGATTCTGTTGTTGAAAAACTTTTAAGTGACCCAGCCGAAAAAGAGTTTTATTCTTTGTATAAAGAGACAGGATCTCATTTAAGGAGTTTGTATAACAACGGTGAATATATTTCTTTCTTGAAGAATCTTGGAAAATGGAGAAATGTGATTGATACTTTTTTTGACGATGTTCTTATTATGTGTGATGATGAAAAAATTAGAGAAAATCGGCTTGCTCTTTTACGTGAAGTTAATGAAATTTTTAGTCTTTTTGCTGATTTTTCTCTTATACCCTTAGTGGAGGTTGACAATGTCTAAATGTATAGATGAAGAGATTTTTAAACTTGTAGAAGAGGAAGAGAAAAAACAAATTAACACAATTACTCTTATCCCTTCTGAAAATATTGTTAGTAGAGAGGTTTTAAAGATTGCTGGTTCAGTTCTTACCAATAAATACGCAGAAGGATACC
Proteins encoded in this region:
- the glyS gene encoding glycine--tRNA ligase subunit beta, which translates into the protein MEREDLVVEIGCEDLPTWTGEFLKKKWVNFLSDILKENRVDYVSLRFFSTSRRLIVYLGDVAKTQGDISSEITGPPVGVAIDGEGNYTSAAKGFAASNNVSLDELFIKEKSGKKVVALIKKTVGIPIKDILGNILVESVKKIEIPRSMKWQKDGFRFIRPIRWVFAMLGEEIIDLELAGIKSGPYSYGHRVLSCGKFKPASARDYIDKILKHFVIFDPDLRLEFTKTIINKEISSEIVFDEKELVKILNALEYPFVLKCELKDEYMALPQEVVCAVIRNLNGLPLFNQDQQLLPYYIVVSDGVKSEEIKRNYLSVLSSKMEDAIFFMDKDLSVPFKEYSNELKRISYHPKWGSVYARVERFKKIANLVTEFLGVSEAVKDNINEIVLLCKNDLATLMVAEFPSLEGIIGRVYAEKNGYNSVVAKGIEQHYFPKSSGDILPESFETSVASVVVRIETLCGMFLDDIKIKGTGDPYGIKKVANGLIEILWSENLNIPIKELLDKSLLLFVDNPNNVSDKIFQFLYQRIENILANEGFSSGIRKAVISSEKENFLNIRLKTVALKTFFSEGEGLNLLVPFIRVANILKQADEKKICIGDSVVEKLLSDPAEKEFYSLYKETGSHLRSLYNNGEYISFLKNLGKWRNVIDTFFDDVLIMCDDEKIRENRLALLREVNEIFSLFADFSLIPLVEVDNV